GCAGGTAGCGGGCGCCGTCCAGCGGATGGAACCCCGTCGTGGCGAGCGACGGCGTGTACCCAATGTCGTGCAGCATCGCCGCGGCCCACAGTAGTTCCGCGTCGTCGCCCAGGATCCCTACCAGGGACCGGGCCCTTGCGGCAACGCCCTGAGAGTGTGCCCAGCGCCGAGGCAGGGGCTCCGCGAGGAGGGACCTGGCCAGGTCGCGGGCCCAAACGGTGAGATCCATGCTCGGCAGACTATGACGTAGGGCGCGGGGGCCGAGCGGTGATCGGCCGGACGTCCCAGGACGTCTACCGTTCTGATCCCCCGCCGGGCGGACGTCAGGTGGGGAAGGGCCGTCAAGCAGTGCGGCTGACCGTGCGGCGCCCCACGCGTGTTCCGCCCGGGCCTGGCGCGGCCGATAGGGTGTCCGGGCCCGGCCGCCGTCCCGGTGACGGGCCCGCGTCCGGTGAGAGGACCCCGCAGTGAGCCAGCACCGTTCCGCCCGTGCGGCGGTGTTCTCGGCCGGGTCTTGGGGTACCGCAGTCGCCAAGATCCTGGCCGACGCCGGTAGCGACGTCACCGTGCACGCCCGCAGAGACGAGATCGCCGATGCGATCAACACGGTTCACCGCAACCCCGGCTACTTCCCGGACGTAGAGCTGCCCGCCTCCCTGACGGCTACGACCGATCCGGCCGCCGCGCTTCGCGGCGCGGACTACCTTGTGCTGTCCATCCCCGCGCAGTCCCTGCGGACCAACCTCGCCGCGTGGACGCCGCACATCGGGCCCGACACCGTGATCGTGTCGCTGATGAAGGGCATCGAACTGGGCAGCGGGGAACGGGCGAGCCAGGTCATCACCGAGGTGACCGGCGTGAACGCGAACCGGGTCGCAGTGCTGTCGGGCCCGAACCTCGCCCGCGAGATCATGGACGGCCAGCCCGCCGCTGCCACCGTCGCCTGCCCCGACGAGGACGCCGCCCGTCGCTTCCAGCAGGTATGCCACACCACCTACTTCCGGCCCTACACCAGCACCGACGTGACCGGCTGCGAGTTGGGCGGAGCCGTGAAGAACGTCATCGCCCTGGCGGTCGGCATCGCCTCAGGCATGGGCCTGGGCGACAACGCCTCGGCGATGCTCATCACGCGCGGGCTGGCAGAGACCACCCGGCTTGCTGTGGCCATGGGTGCCCACCCGGCCACCCTCGCCGGTCTGGCCGGCCTCGGCGACCTAGTGGCCACCTGCTCGTCTCCGCTTTCCCGTAACCGCACCTTCGGCACCCACCTCGGCCACGGCCTAAGCGTCGAACAGGCGACGGCCGCCACCCGGCAGACTACCGAAGGCGTCAAATCCGCCGAGGCGGTTCTCGCCCTCGCTCATGCCCACGGCGTTGAGATGCCGATCACGGAAGTGATCTCTGCCCTGCTGCGCGAGAAGGTCACCCTCGACGAGGCCGCCGCCGCGCTGATGCAGCGGCCCCCCAAGCCCGAGCGCTGACCCTCGGGTGCCCGGTCACGGGGCCGTCCCCATCACTGTGCCCCCCACCCGGAGGCACCTGCCCATGCACGTGTCCGCTGTCCAGATCGCCGTCGCCGCTGCCCCCAACGTCTCGTCCGCAGCTATGTGATCGCGGAGGTACCGGGCACCATCGAGCGGATGGAACCCGGTGGTGGCCAGCGAGGGTGTGCAGCCGATGCCGTGCAGCATCGCCGCCGCCCGGAGCATTTCTACATCCCTGCCCAAGATCCCTCCGAGCGACTGAGCCTTGGCGGCAGGGTGGTGATCAGTCAACTTCCCAGGAAGTCTGGCGCGCGTTCCACTCGGCGTGCCGGAGGACGCCTGGTACGGCTTCAGCTCATGGCAGACGAGGAAGAGCCCCAATGGACTGGAAGCTCCTCCGGGATCATGTCAACGTACAA
The sequence above is a segment of the Streptomyces griseoviridis genome. Coding sequences within it:
- a CDS encoding NAD(P)H-dependent glycerol-3-phosphate dehydrogenase; translated protein: MSQHRSARAAVFSAGSWGTAVAKILADAGSDVTVHARRDEIADAINTVHRNPGYFPDVELPASLTATTDPAAALRGADYLVLSIPAQSLRTNLAAWTPHIGPDTVIVSLMKGIELGSGERASQVITEVTGVNANRVAVLSGPNLAREIMDGQPAAATVACPDEDAARRFQQVCHTTYFRPYTSTDVTGCELGGAVKNVIALAVGIASGMGLGDNASAMLITRGLAETTRLAVAMGAHPATLAGLAGLGDLVATCSSPLSRNRTFGTHLGHGLSVEQATAATRQTTEGVKSAEAVLALAHAHGVEMPITEVISALLREKVTLDEAAAALMQRPPKPER